A portion of the Hoplias malabaricus isolate fHopMal1 chromosome 1, fHopMal1.hap1, whole genome shotgun sequence genome contains these proteins:
- the zmynd11 gene encoding zinc finger MYND domain-containing protein 11 isoform X6, translating to MSRVVKKRQADPKVVQYIWSAIEVIRNQKQIANMDRISKYLSRVYGMHPKETARQLVLAVKDGLVVETLTVGCKGSKAGVEQEGYWLPGDEMEQMSEGSKDWEAESHDWYCFECHLPGDVLECDGCFRVYHLRCLSEEHRPRDATSHWQCTICRGSKRKNFSKQEMTTYLSFILGRMKERAVDLHKKGKETKQPMYSRLIHTALDVDNIQENISEGKYKNFEEFKADAQLIVHNTAILHGAHSDQTEIARLLYNDTCHELNELLLCRNCFHLSNARPDNWFCYPCAPNHELVWARMKGFGYWPAKVMQREGNQVDVRFFGHQHQRAWIPSDNIQDISVKVQQLQVKRSAGWKKACEELELHQRFLREGRTWKCWTEERQERSERQERSDRQERSDRQERMERQERSERSERQDERQDEAESSISSTSNEQSKGSQEPKAKKSRRSQAPEPKEEEPEPEVEAVSSSQEIPTTTPHQPERMSVSTQTKKSSSPSSSSSTPTPRMLHRGTQTVNEGSCQNMCHDKYTKIFSDVKEMMKAENKRETERVLKEALDKLRSEMEEEKRQAVNKAVSSAQAEMERKCKQVKDKCKEELMEEMKKVVSQHKQLISQTKKKQWCYNCEEEAMYHCCWNTSYCSIKCQQEHWHADHKRTCRRKR from the exons ATGTCACGTGTAGTGAAGAAGAGGCAGGCTGACCCCAAAGTCGTCCAGTATATCTGGTCAGCCATCGAGGTCATTCGCAACCAGAAGCAGATTGCAAACATGGACAGAATCTCCAA GTATTTAAGCCGTGTATACGGCATGCACCCGAAAGAAACAGCCAGGCAACTGGTGCTTGCAGTGAAGGATGGCCTGGTGGTGGAGACCCTCACTGTGGGCTGCAAAGGATCCAAGGCAGGAGTTGAGCAGGAGGGCTACTGGCTACCTGGGGATGAGATG GAGCAGATGTCTGAGGGAAGCAAG gactGGGAGGCGGAGAGCCATGACTGGTACTGTTTCGAGTGTCATCTGCCCGGTGATGTGCTGGAGTGTGACGGCTGCTTCCGAGTCTATCATCTACGTTGTCTGTCTGAGGAGCACAGGCCCAGGGATGCAACCTCCCACTGGCAGTGCACAATCTGTAGG GGTAGTAAAAGGAAAAACTTCAGCAAGCAGGAAATGACCACATACCTGAGCTTTATACTTGGACGAATGAAGGAAAGG GCAGTCGATCTCCACAAAAAAGGCAAAGAGACAAAGCAGCCCATGTACAGTAGGCTTATTCACACAGCACTGGATGTGGACAACATTCAGGAG AATATCTCTGAAGGCAAGTACAAAAACTTTGAGGAGTTCAAAGCAGATGCTCAGCTTATTGTCCACAACACAGCTATTCTGCATGGAG CACATAGTGATCAGACCGAAATTGCCAGACTTCTCTACAATGACACATGCCATGAG CTGAATGAGTTGCTGTTGTGTAGAAATTGCTTCCATCTGTCCAACGCACGACCTGACAATTGGTTTTGTTATCCATGT GCACCCAATCATGAGCTGGTGTGGGCCAGAATGAAAGGCTTTGGCTATTGGCCTGCGAAGGTCATGCAAAGAGAAGGAAACCAGGTGGATGTGCGCTTTTTTGGCCACCAGCACCAGAG AGCCTGGATTCCATCAGACAACATTCAAGACATCTCTGTGAAAGTACAGCAGTTGCAGGTGAAGCGCAGCGCAGGCTGGAAGAAGGCTTGTGAGGAGCTAGAGCTGCACCAGCGCTTTTTGCGTGAAGGCCGTACCTGGAAATGTTGGACGGAGGAGCGGCAAGAGCGGTCGGAGCGGCAAGAGCGGTCGGATAGGCAAGAGCGGTCGGATAGGCAAGAGCGGATGGAGCGGCAAGAGCGGTCAGAGCGTTCAGAGCGGCAGGATGAGCGACAGGATGAGGCTGAGTCTAGCATCTCTTCCACCAGCAATGAGCAG TCCAAGGGTAGCCAAGAACCCAAAGCCAAGAAGAGCCGACGTTCCCAAGCACCTGAACCCAAAGAGGAG GAGCCTGAGCCAGAAGTGGAGGCGGTGAGCTCCAGTCAAGAGATCCCAACCACCACACCCCACCAACCTGAGCGCATGTCCGTGTCCACACAAACCAAAAAGTCCAGCTCTCCTTCATCTTCTTCATCCACGCCCACGCCCCGAATGCTGCACCGCGGAACACAGACGGTCAATGAGGGCAGCTGCCAGAACATGTGCCACGACAAGTATACCAAAATCTTCAGTGATGTGAAGGAGATGATGAAGGCTGAGAACAAGCGGGAAACAGAGCGTGTGCTCAAAGAGGCTCTGGACAAG CTGCGAAGTGAAatggaggaagagaagagacagGCAGTGAATAAAGCGGTGTCCAGTGCTCAGGCTGAGATGGAACGCAAGTGCAAGCAGGTGAAGGACAAGTGCAAAGAGGAGCTGATGGAGGAGATGAAGAAAGTGGTGAGCCAGCACAAGCAGCTCATCTCGCAGACCAAGAAGAAGCAGTGG TGCTACAACTGCGAGGAGGAGGCCATGTACCACTGCTGCTGGAACACCTCCTACTGCTCCATCAAATGTCAGCAGGAGCACTGGCACGCCGACCACAAACGCACCTGCCGCAGGAAGAGATGA
- the zmynd11 gene encoding zinc finger MYND domain-containing protein 11 isoform X4, whose amino-acid sequence MSRVVKKRQADPKVVQYIWSAIEVIRNQKQIANMDRISKYLSRVYGMHPKETARQLVLAVKDGLVVETLTVGCKGSKAGVEQEGYWLPGDEMDWEAESHDWYCFECHLPGDVLECDGCFRVYHLRCLSEEHRPRDATSHWQCTICRGSKRKNFSKQEMTTYLSFILGRMKERAVDLHKKGKETKQPMYSRLIHTALDVDNIQENISEGKYKNFEEFKADAQLIVHNTAILHGAHSDQTEIARLLYNDTCHELNELLLCRNCFHLSNARPDNWFCYPCAPNHELVWARMKGFGYWPAKVMQREGNQVDVRFFGHQHQRAWIPSDNIQDISVKVQQLQVKRSAGWKKACEELELHQRFLREGRTWKCWTEERQERSERQERSDRQERSDRQERMERQERSERSERQDERQDEAESSISSTSNEQSKGSQEPKAKKSRRSQAPEPKEEQEPEPEVEAVSSSQEIPTTTPHQPERMSVSTQTKKSSSPSSSSSTPTPRMLHRGTQTVNEGSCQNMCHDKYTKIFSDVKEMMKAENKRETERVLKEALDKLRSEMEEEKRQAVNKAVSSAQAEMERKCKQVKDKCKEELMEEMKKVVSQHKQLISQTKKKQWCYNCEEEAMYHCCWNTSYCSIKCQQEHWHADHKRTCRRKR is encoded by the exons ATGTCACGTGTAGTGAAGAAGAGGCAGGCTGACCCCAAAGTCGTCCAGTATATCTGGTCAGCCATCGAGGTCATTCGCAACCAGAAGCAGATTGCAAACATGGACAGAATCTCCAA GTATTTAAGCCGTGTATACGGCATGCACCCGAAAGAAACAGCCAGGCAACTGGTGCTTGCAGTGAAGGATGGCCTGGTGGTGGAGACCCTCACTGTGGGCTGCAAAGGATCCAAGGCAGGAGTTGAGCAGGAGGGCTACTGGCTACCTGGGGATGAGATG gactGGGAGGCGGAGAGCCATGACTGGTACTGTTTCGAGTGTCATCTGCCCGGTGATGTGCTGGAGTGTGACGGCTGCTTCCGAGTCTATCATCTACGTTGTCTGTCTGAGGAGCACAGGCCCAGGGATGCAACCTCCCACTGGCAGTGCACAATCTGTAGG GGTAGTAAAAGGAAAAACTTCAGCAAGCAGGAAATGACCACATACCTGAGCTTTATACTTGGACGAATGAAGGAAAGG GCAGTCGATCTCCACAAAAAAGGCAAAGAGACAAAGCAGCCCATGTACAGTAGGCTTATTCACACAGCACTGGATGTGGACAACATTCAGGAG AATATCTCTGAAGGCAAGTACAAAAACTTTGAGGAGTTCAAAGCAGATGCTCAGCTTATTGTCCACAACACAGCTATTCTGCATGGAG CACATAGTGATCAGACCGAAATTGCCAGACTTCTCTACAATGACACATGCCATGAG CTGAATGAGTTGCTGTTGTGTAGAAATTGCTTCCATCTGTCCAACGCACGACCTGACAATTGGTTTTGTTATCCATGT GCACCCAATCATGAGCTGGTGTGGGCCAGAATGAAAGGCTTTGGCTATTGGCCTGCGAAGGTCATGCAAAGAGAAGGAAACCAGGTGGATGTGCGCTTTTTTGGCCACCAGCACCAGAG AGCCTGGATTCCATCAGACAACATTCAAGACATCTCTGTGAAAGTACAGCAGTTGCAGGTGAAGCGCAGCGCAGGCTGGAAGAAGGCTTGTGAGGAGCTAGAGCTGCACCAGCGCTTTTTGCGTGAAGGCCGTACCTGGAAATGTTGGACGGAGGAGCGGCAAGAGCGGTCGGAGCGGCAAGAGCGGTCGGATAGGCAAGAGCGGTCGGATAGGCAAGAGCGGATGGAGCGGCAAGAGCGGTCAGAGCGTTCAGAGCGGCAGGATGAGCGACAGGATGAGGCTGAGTCTAGCATCTCTTCCACCAGCAATGAGCAG TCCAAGGGTAGCCAAGAACCCAAAGCCAAGAAGAGCCGACGTTCCCAAGCACCTGAACCCAAAGAGGAG CAGGAGCCTGAGCCAGAAGTGGAGGCGGTGAGCTCCAGTCAAGAGATCCCAACCACCACACCCCACCAACCTGAGCGCATGTCCGTGTCCACACAAACCAAAAAGTCCAGCTCTCCTTCATCTTCTTCATCCACGCCCACGCCCCGAATGCTGCACCGCGGAACACAGACGGTCAATGAGGGCAGCTGCCAGAACATGTGCCACGACAAGTATACCAAAATCTTCAGTGATGTGAAGGAGATGATGAAGGCTGAGAACAAGCGGGAAACAGAGCGTGTGCTCAAAGAGGCTCTGGACAAG CTGCGAAGTGAAatggaggaagagaagagacagGCAGTGAATAAAGCGGTGTCCAGTGCTCAGGCTGAGATGGAACGCAAGTGCAAGCAGGTGAAGGACAAGTGCAAAGAGGAGCTGATGGAGGAGATGAAGAAAGTGGTGAGCCAGCACAAGCAGCTCATCTCGCAGACCAAGAAGAAGCAGTGG TGCTACAACTGCGAGGAGGAGGCCATGTACCACTGCTGCTGGAACACCTCCTACTGCTCCATCAAATGTCAGCAGGAGCACTGGCACGCCGACCACAAACGCACCTGCCGCAGGAAGAGATGA